The DNA region AAGGTGGTGGCGGTCGGTGACGAGGTCGAACTCGGGGACGAACGATCCGTCTGAACGGTCTGGTTCCTGCCTCGCTGAATCACTGGAAAAACGCAAGCGTGCTGTCCCGTACCGGCCCGCCGGTCGGGTTTCGTGGGCTCAGACGATGCGAACCCGACTGCGGGACTCTCTCGCCTCGGAGACGATTTCGGACATCCGCTGGACGAAGTCGTCCCGTTGCTCTGCGAACCGGTCGCGACTGTACGCCTCGACCTCGTCGGTGATGCGGTGCATCAGTTCCTCGGCCGCCGTCGCTGCCGCCTCCCCATCCTCGAAGGCGAGCGGTTCGAACACGTTCTTGTGGCGCCGACCGTTCTCCTCGGCCGTCATCACCAGCACCTCGTGGCGCTCCTCCTCGTCGTGCTCCCAGCGAAGCACCTCGACCTGCACCGTCGCGTTCTCGGTCACCTCGTAGGTGTACCTGACTCCCATGCTGTTCGCCGTCTCCGTGTGGTCGCTCTCCCAACCCCCGGGCGCGACTGCGCTCCGAACGAGCATGGGAACAGGTAACACACGCGGCCATATAACTCCCCACCCGCGCTGATAAAGGCAATTGAAGAGGCGTCGGGGCTTATCCAGACGCGATGACAGACGCGACCGACGCCACCGGTGAGGACGGCAGCATCACCCCGGCCGCACCCGACGAGTTCGGCCTCGTGCAGGTGTTCTGGGGCGACGGGAAGGGGAAGACAACGGCCGCGATGGGGATGGGCCTCCGCGCTGCGGGCCGTGGCTACCGCGTCCACATGCTCCAGTTCATGAAAGGCGGCGCGGACAGCGTCGAGGACGCCCCCGGCGAGTACCGCGCCATCGACGCCCTCCCGGGCTTCAGCTACGAGAACACGGGCCACTACGGGTGGCACGGCTTCCACGACGGGAGCGACGACGACGAGCACGCCGCACAGGCGCGTGCTGGCCTCGCAAGGGCTCGGGAGCTGGTCGAAGCCTGCCAGCGTGCAGACCTCACGGCGCCGATTCCCCTCGACGGCGACCCCGACGACGGGGTCCACATGCTCGTCCTCGACGAGATCGTCTACGCCGGGAACCGCGGACTGGTGGACACCGACGACGTCCTCGACCTGCTCGCGGATGCCCCCGACGACCTCGAACTCGTGCTCACCGGTGGGCACGAGGACCCCGACTGGCTCACCGGGGTCGCAGACCTCGTCACCAACGTCCGCAAGGTCGAGCACCCTATCGAGGCCGGCCAGGGTGCCCGGAAGGGAACGGAGTACTGAAACACCAGTGGTAATCATGCATAGCCATTAACTGGTGGTGTGCGGTAGCACGTAGTGCCCCGATTCTGGGCACTCCGGCACCCGGAACGGACCCACCACGAAGGGGGAGGGTTCGGACCGGCGTTGCGACCACGTACAGCCGTCCCGTCCTGCGTTCCGTTGCCCCCGGGCTGACGACATTCCCCTGGTCAGTCCGGTGGGTCGACGGGCCCGATGTACGCGTTCTTCCAGGTGTCTCCCGCCCGCCACTGCCAGTAGTAGTAGCGATAGCCCGGCTTCGTCTCCTTGACCGTGACGTAGGCCCCCTGCGCCGGGACCGCCTCGTAGTCGGCAGGGTCGGTCGAGAGACCGCGGTCTTCCAGTCCCTGGAGTTCGTCCTCGTCGACTGGCTCGCCGGCCTGGTCGACTGGCTCGTCGCGGGCCTTCAGCCGTTTCCACGCGGCCAGGTCGCGGGCGTAGGTCGCGATGGCGTCCAGTCGCTCCGGGGACTGCCTCTCCAGCGGGTCGAGCACGTACGAGGGGAGTTCCGGCGGGGCGGGGCGGTCTGGCGGCGTCGGTGGATTCGGAGAATCGTCGTCGGCCATAGTTACCCCACGGTTCGAATGTATTTCAATCGTGGGGTAACTCGGGCTGACCCCGGCTCTCTGGCCGTCCTCCTGTTTGCCATCCTCACTTTCGTTCCGACGTTGCATCCAGCACACCATCCCGCGAATCCTTCATCAGCCCTGTCGCCGAGAACCAGTCATGGACAGGCGCCTCGAACTCCTCCCGGTCGTCGCCGGTGTCGGCTTCGGTCTGCTGGCCACCCTCGTCACCACGTTCCCCGCGGCCGCGACCCTCCGGACCCTCGTCCTGGCACAGGCATCGCTGCTGGCCATCGTGGTCTCCGTCTCGCTGCTCTCCATCCAGGTCGCCGGCGACGCCACACCACTCGTCTCCTACATCTACCGGTCGCGTGGCTACCAGGACATCATCGCACGGTTCGGGCTCTCCATCGTCGTCTCCCTCGCCCTGTTCGGCGTGGTCGGGGCGCTCGGGGGCGGCCTCCCGCAGGGCATCGCGGTCGGGCTGGGCGTCGCCCTCGCGGCGTGGAGTTTCCTCGCACTGCTGGCCGTCGAGAACCGGTTGCTCGCGTTCATCGACCCCGAACCCGTGCTGGAGGAACTCGTCGATGCCGTCTCCTTCGAGCGATTCGACCGCTTCGACTCCGACCGGGTCGAACGCGGCGTCGTCGGCCGGAACCCGGTCCTCGAGATATACCAGCTCGCCCGCCGCAAACTCGACAGTTACGACGAATACGGGGCGCTCCGGGCGGTCGTCGCGCTCGACAGGGCGACGGTGCGCATCATCGAGGGCTACGCGGCCACCCCGCCCGAGGGTCGTGCCGACTCCCTCGACAGCCTCCACAAACTGTTCGACTACTGGGACCAGATCGCCGCCGCGGCCGTCGAGGACGGGGCCGACGACGTGCTCCACGCCATCGTCGACGCCGAGGCCACGGCGGCCATCACCGCCATCGAGCACGAACTTCCCGACGTACCGGTCCACGCGGTCGAGGCGCTCGGGCGCTTCCGGCGTCTGGCAGTAGAGGCTGACCGGGGCGAGCCCCGGTACGACGAGGCACTGGGGCGGGTCCTCGCGGCGGCCCTCGACGCCGGTGGGGCCGACCATCCAGTCGTCGACGCAGTGCGTGCAGAACTCGACTCCGAGGCCGCTACCGGCGACCCGGAATCCCTCGCAGCAACTCTCGCGGCGGAACCTGACCGCTGATGGTCGGGCGAGAGACGGGTGCTGGTTCTTTTCAGGTCAGACCGCCGGGCCGGAGAGTTCCCCGGGCTCGGGGCGCTGCGGGAGTCCCTCGGATAGACCAACGCCCTGACCGTAGATGTACCAGGTGACCACGTTCAGGTAGAACACGGCGAGTGCGCCGAGGAAGACCCCGATCCACGGGAGGCTCCCGAGCCCGGTCGCGATGACGCCACCCACGACGTTCACGGCGAACGCGAGCAGCCACGCGATGGCGTAGGTTCCGTTCGTGGCGGCCTGCCTGAACTCGCCGAAGTCGAACGCGTCACCCATTCGCCCGGACTCCGCGAAGTGTGCGACCGCGATGGGGCTGACGTACAGGGCGACGAGCCCGACCACGAAGGCGGCGACAGACAGGGCGATGGCGAGTGCACCGACGCTCTCGAGGGCCAGTTGTCCGGTCTGGGCGTCGACCGTGATCCCTGCCAGCACCAGTGCCGTGAGCCCCAGCAGGAGTGGAATCACCAGGAACGCGAGGAGGACGAGCGTCATCTTCACGCCATCGAGCGTGAGCTGCTTCCAGTCCTCCCAGACCGGGGGCTCGTCGTCGTTCCGGGCCGCCCGGACCACCCCGACGATGTAGCCGGAGACGATGAACAGGGGGACGACGAGGAACCCGAGCATGACCAGCAGGGTTCCGATGAGCAGTGTTCGGGCCGTGTCGTCGCTGCGACGGATGTAGGTGAGTGCCTCTTTGAGCATGGTTCTGAGTCCGCTTCGAGTCGGCGGCAGCGACGGGACCGTCGTGGACGACGTTACCGGCACGAAACCGCCGGCCGATGCCTCTAGTACGTCACCCGTGTATATCTCTCGCAGTGGCGCTCCGGTGAGGAATCAGCCGTGCTGTCACCTGGTTCTGGGGAGTCGGGTGCAGAACCGTATTTGAACCTTCCCGGCTCGTGTACCGCCGCCACCAGAGCCCCGAACCATGTTCGTCCAGTGTCTCGCAGGTGGAGACATGAGTCTGCAAACGGACGACATCGAACTGCACAACGCCGGCGCCGGCGCCGACGTGCTCTCGCTCGAATCTGTGGCCGACCGCCCGGCCGTCGACTCCCTCGTGGTGCTCCTCATGCGGGACTACCACTGTCCGAAGTGCAAGGCACAGGCCCGCGACATCGCCCGGCGCTACGATGAGTTCGACGCCGCGAACGCCGAGGTGATCGTGGTCCTCCCCGACGCCCCCGAGCGGACCGAGGGCTGGCTCGTCGACGAGCTGCCCTATCCACTGCTCGCGGACCCCGAGACGCGGCTTGGCACCCGGTTCGGCCAGTCGGTTCGATTCGGGCCGCTCGGCTCCCTGCACGACTTCGTCGGCCGGATGCCGGTCGCCCTCGTCCTCGACGCCGGGACGGAGTTCCTCGAACCGGTGTTCACGCACAGGGGGTCGATGCCGGCCGACCGGCCGGGTGTCGGCGACCTGCTGGCAGAGTTGCCCTGACCGACTGGCTCCACGGGGAGCGACCGGTTCGGGTTTCTGCCAGTAACCTACTTACTCTTGCATCCCGAGTTCCGAGACATGGACGAGACAGCAGACGGGAAACTGGAGGTCTGGTGTGCCGGCGAGGACTGGTGTCCGGTCACGACGACGGCCTCGCTCATCGGCAAGAAGTGGCACCCCGTCATCATCCACCGCCTCCTGAACAACGGCCCACTCGGGTTCAACGCCCTGAAAGACGACGTCGACGGTATCTCCAGCAAGGTCCTCTCGGACAGTCTCGACGACCTCGAAGAGAAGACGCTGGTCTCCCGGGAGGTCATCAGCGAGAAACCGTTCCGGGTCCACTACTCGCTGACCGACCGCGGGCAGTCGATGGAGTCCATCATCACCGAGATGGCCGAGTGGGGACAGGAACACCTCATCGAACCCGACGACTGAGACGAAATCCTGCGGTCAGTCCGGTGGTGGTGCGTCTCCGTTACTCGCTCGCCCCGTTCTTGATCGCCTTCGCGAGGATTGGATGCAACCGCGGGTCGCCATCCTCGGTCCTGGTGATGAGCGGTTCGCCACCGAGTCGCTCCTCGAGCGTCCCGAGCCGTTTCTCCACGGTCCGGTCGGTGTAGCCCGTCTCGTCTACCAGTTCCTCCAGCGTGAGTGGACCGTCGGCCGCGGCGAGGGCGCGGGCGATGTCGTACTCCGACTGGACGTACTCGGACGCCATCTTGGCGGCCAACCGCTCGACTTCGGGCGGAACCTCGTCTGTCATACCCCGACTCTACTCACCCCCCGTTCGTAAAACTCCCGCGCGAATCCTCGGGCCGCCAGTGGATTCGAGGGGGTATCGTTCAGGTGGGCCGACACGAACTGCCGTCAGCACGCACGATATCCTCACTGCCGCCGTATATCCGGTATGAACGTCGTCCCAGACACGAGCGTGGTCGTCGACGGCCGGGTCTCCGAGCGCGTCGAGAACGGGTCGTTCGCCGACGCCGCCGTGTTCGTCCCCGGCATCGTCGTGGACGAACTCGAATCGCAGGCGAATCGGGGGAAGGAGACGGGGTGGGACGGGCTCGACGAACTCGACCGGCTCGCCCGACTCGCCGACGA from Haloarchaeobius amylolyticus includes:
- a CDS encoding redoxin domain-containing protein: MSLQTDDIELHNAGAGADVLSLESVADRPAVDSLVVLLMRDYHCPKCKAQARDIARRYDEFDAANAEVIVVLPDAPERTEGWLVDELPYPLLADPETRLGTRFGQSVRFGPLGSLHDFVGRMPVALVLDAGTEFLEPVFTHRGSMPADRPGVGDLLAELP
- a CDS encoding DUF4013 domain-containing protein, which codes for MLKEALTYIRRSDDTARTLLIGTLLVMLGFLVVPLFIVSGYIVGVVRAARNDDEPPVWEDWKQLTLDGVKMTLVLLAFLVIPLLLGLTALVLAGITVDAQTGQLALESVGALAIALSVAAFVVGLVALYVSPIAVAHFAESGRMGDAFDFGEFRQAATNGTYAIAWLLAFAVNVVGGVIATGLGSLPWIGVFLGALAVFYLNVVTWYIYGQGVGLSEGLPQRPEPGELSGPAV
- a CDS encoding winged helix-turn-helix transcriptional regulator, whose product is MDETADGKLEVWCAGEDWCPVTTTASLIGKKWHPVIIHRLLNNGPLGFNALKDDVDGISSKVLSDSLDDLEEKTLVSREVISEKPFRVHYSLTDRGQSMESIITEMAEWGQEHLIEPDD
- a CDS encoding cob(I)yrinic acid a,c-diamide adenosyltransferase — protein: MTDATDATGEDGSITPAAPDEFGLVQVFWGDGKGKTTAAMGMGLRAAGRGYRVHMLQFMKGGADSVEDAPGEYRAIDALPGFSYENTGHYGWHGFHDGSDDDEHAAQARAGLARARELVEACQRADLTAPIPLDGDPDDGVHMLVLDEIVYAGNRGLVDTDDVLDLLADAPDDLELVLTGGHEDPDWLTGVADLVTNVRKVEHPIEAGQGARKGTEY